tatatatatataatatgcacaaTAAAAAGCAGATATTACATCTGTAAAAAAAGTCAAACAATTAGTTGTCTGTCGATTAGTTTTCAAAAGGATTTCTTTTGCTTGTAATTCTGATTGCCAACAATTACATTGACTCGTAAGTATATCTTTTTGTCAAAAGTTTCAAATGTCGATTCGAATTCCGATTGTCTACCAGAGCGCGATGCctctatatataagtattaatgcacacataataatttaataatttaatatataaatatcaaatatgaacATGTTTGCGCACAGGACATTATTGCGTACATACACATTGCACACATGAccgtattatacatataaaaataagataaccGCAATAAAATACTTTGCGCGTGAAACACATTATTGCGCACATATAATTTCACACATGACTTTAttgcacatatgtatatattacacacatgaaatagaaaaaaaaatcatgtatgTTACGCATACACAAATTGCACGAccatattcatattttaaaaaagattaaggGATAAATATTTTGGTTGTCGCAGCCACTATATGTATAGTAATATACCCTTGACATtggcatatacatatatgttctattaaaatcacaatttatttaaataattttaaaaaaatttcagctGATGTTTATTATTCAGTTCATCATCAAAATGTTCGATATAGAACAAGAGTGCATACGCAAATTCATGTggaatgaattataattaatagaccTCATCATTGAAAACACCGGACGACGATGTAGGGTAAAGCTCGTTTCACGTGAAAAGTTGCAAACCTAATCGTATAATCGTACAGTTATATTAGATCCTGTTATATTGAAAACATCAGATAATGTAAAGAAGTGGGCCTTTTGCTTCGCGCGCAAAATTGAAaacctatatgtatatgtgtatatgaatTGTAGACTTTGCTTTGCGTAAAAAGTTGGAAACTCATGTAGAATtgtgtacaaatatatagatcTCGTTTTGCactaaaagtaaaatacatGCGTGGAGTGGACTTCGCTTTTCGTGAATctgtatatgaaattataccataaattatatcacgttatatatatcacgtacaattatacaattatatagatCTCTcccagtttttattttttttatttactttgtgagaaatattcagaaataatcaaactttgattatatattgtacagtcggacctcttatcctacgacattttcgatCCGGAATCTTCCTCTTAAACCTCTAATCCTACGACagaaatttgagagtgggggtataattcccctttcgcggtcgtagcatgagaggattttttgtcgtaggataagaggtttcgtagcataagagggtcgtaggataagaggtccgactgtatataaaatgcatgtGTACAGTATACACATATGTGCGCAATAATGTCTTGTACGCAAAGTATTAatacgatttatattttatatctttaatacacTCGTGTGCGATATgtgcacacacgcacgcgctgacacacacacacacacacacgcgcgcgcgcgcgcgcacatatGTAAGTTGCCCaactttaacttttctttagcAACCGCAACTGCTTGTTTCAACCGGAAATAGCATTTATAATAACTAGATTTGAATCCTTAGATTAGCCTAATTTAGTCATTCTTTTAGATTAACCTGATTGCaccaacattattttggattTAAGCAAACCTTAAACATGTgtctatctttatctttttttctaaatgaataaaaagacagacatatatttaagtcTCGCTTAAAACCAAGCTAATGTTGATGCAATCGGGCCTTAGCAACTAGCAACTGGACATTGGCAACGCATTGTAGTACCTCCTTAAAAGCATACACCAATCACGTTCAGTGAGCGGTTATTCACAAATGGATGCATCCAGAAGCACAAGTGAGCAGTGAAGCAACTCAGTTTTGTAATTGACATATACTCTTATATGTATTCTAAGAGCTACACCAATCATGTATAATAACTGCTCACTAAAGCGGTTGTGGATCTGGATGTATGTACTTATTGGCGCAGCTTTAGAATATGGCTTCATGCAGTTGCCTTAAGGGAGTTTTACAATGCGTTGCCAATGTCCAATTGCCAGTTGCCAAGGATGGCAACTCTAGTTACGAAATACTATTTTCCGgttgaaataattaagtaGTTGCGgttattaaagaaaagttgCTCAACTCTTAACTTTACTTAAGCAACCGCGATTGCTTGTTTCAACCGGAAATAGCATTTTGTAACTAGAGTTGCCATCCTTAGCAAAACTGGCAACTGGACATTGGAAATGCATTGTAGACCCCTCCTTAACATATATGGATCTATAATATAGGTTTATAACTCAACAGTTGGGCAACATTGCTACATTATCCGCTAATACTCAACGTTGATTAGTTGGTTCTAAAAATAAGAACTAATCAAATTCGATTGACTACTAAACGGTTGAGTCTGCTGAATGCGccttataaagatatatatatatatgtatactatatatcAATCACGAACAGCTGCTCGCCGAGTAATGGTTAGGTTCTGCTGAATACACCCAATATATCTGACAATAAAGGTTGTCGTACaacaaatgcaataataaattttttttcgaaattgataagaggaaagagagagagagggagaagaaaaagagaaagagagagagaaaagaaacagGCAAGCATTTCGTGCCAGTAGTATTACGAAAttcccaagtagcacatgtttgtttaataaacgttttataacgttttctaaacgtatcttttcgtattagatacgtttagaaaacgtttataaaacgaacagtgCTACCTGGGTTATTAGCGTTTTTAATTGGACGGATTTTAATCCACCAACCCAAATCAATTAGtcattattttactataaatttaagtcttttattggcaaaaataatgattcaACGACGTCATTAATCACTCTCGGATATCTCGGAGCTCGGAGCGGTTAAATTTGCTTCAATCGAAAACGTTATATGATGCGcgatttttcgtatttttttcgttatttttatattacgaaaCAATAAGTTTTCAAGACTATCTAAGGGCCACTTGCACCAAACTCCAATTAGCTTAATCGTTGATTAAACTATATCTTTGTCTCTTTCAGATAAgttcaagagaaagagagaaacatatAAGTTAATCGGTGATTAAAGTTAATCAACGTTGGTGCAATTGGCTCTTACTGATGTGGATTCTTTGACAAGTTTTCGTCGCATTATTAAAGTGCCCTTTCATGCTGACTCTCGACGCTCATTTTTGGCGTCAAAACAGATCACGTgatcaaaattgacgaattggtattttttatttttggtcacgtgatgTCTTTTGACGTTGAAAATGAGCGTCGAGGGTCAgcatgaaaaggcaccttTACGGCTGCGTTTCGACATATACTATCGATATACTGAAAATGTATAGTATATACGTGACGTAAAACGTAAACTAGCCTATAACATATGACACATGACACATGACACAGTCTATGACTGTATCCCAAAATTCACTGCCAGTGCCAGTACTGGAAACTGGAAATTTATATTgacgtacatatattgtaaataggATTTTAAGTATTAGAGCAATGAATTTCGAAATGCAGCCTATATTGTTGACGAAAATATAAGCAATATAAGCAGTTTTTCATACGTCCATTTCTTAGATTTTAGATGGACTTTTCTCCCACACTTTTACTtcgtcattttatatttttttaaatagtgaCTGTCAATTTAATTAAGCATTTTATGTAGGAAACgacaattacattatatagttacattatacataatgtAACTATACATTAGCTATTTATTAGCTATTTATATGCTACATcatgatattttgatatatgatattttattgcacaaatataaaatgatacatatatacattatatttatacttgttCATGTgggtatataattatataaatacatatttttcttagagATATACATAATAACAAAGTTTTCCTTTCAGTTACACAAGAAGGAATAGCAATAATGGAGGAGCCACAAACTCCAGGATCCGATTGTAACTCTAATCCAGCAACTGATTCCATTCAGCAAGATTTGGTTGGTTCAGAATTTGTTCAGGACAATGTTGAATATCAATGGTTTATCGATTATGGGTAATTAATTTAGCACTCTTGTCTATTTTGACATCATTgtgtatcttttaaatatatatgtgcatatgtatacatgcatatataaaccaaccaattataaattctagaTATAGAGATGGAGGACTACATATCCATCCTAGTGTTATTTCATCACTTTCTGTATCCTACTCCTCCAAGGATCTAGGTTATTATGATGATCTCGCTCGCAATTTGGATGCTAATCTGGCAGAAATTGATATGGAGAGTTTTCGTACGGCGGACATACATACTCTGCTTACAGCTCTACCTGTCATGTGCACAGAACCGACTCAACATTCTGAAGTaacaatttaatctaaaattaattcaattaactgtaattattaaacaaaattatcataagCCGAATATATAAGTTGATATTGGATGTGAGATGTAGgaatattgtacaaattataaaacaaatcaatatcatttatttcatttctatATTGCCAATTTATGGCAGTTTATGCaaacttttacattaaatgatAGAAGAATAAGAATCTagttttatgcaattttgtactgttttatttgtacatttttttttataatactttaaatctGGAATATGTTCCATTATCACTACAGTTTAACTATCAAAGGGAACAATATGCCAGTATATCTGGATCTGTCATGGAAAAGCTTGACATCGGTTCTTCCATCAGCCCTCATACTAGTAGCCAGGTACGATAATggctattaaaaatagaaacccAGTTGTAAAAACTGTCTTtccatttattgataatttttaatataacaggGTGTCTACTCTCTGAAAAACATAGGAAAAAAATCTGGAATTTTCAGTATttcttttgtgaaaaaaagaaaacctgaaatttttttttttttttttttttttttgtgaaaaaaaatctagatGTAAAATCAGAGAATTCTCATGACATTTTATAAGGGTttaggaaattttttaaaaaaatttccctttgatcattttgcttttatatttataagcagTCAATAATTACGTTGCTAAGTAtggttataattttttatatttaaaaaatatatatatatatatatatatatatatatatatatatatatatatatctagtttatatgtttaatatcttaagaaaatattgagtAGAATATTCAGTAGATCTttactgtaatttttagtgaagtaaaaaatgaaaatgttatacaaatgtgataaatatgtttacattataaaagttaCTCAAGTAAATGTTTACTTTATGAGaggtacttttttttttttttttaagtacattTGCAAATCTAACATTTGAAACTAAAGTGACTGTGTTTACTCTTTGTATGAGTGAAAAGAATTGAGAaaacatgtacatataataaaaaaaaaatttattttagaaagttgtaaaaagctttcaaatattctctttatctgAAATTTTGAAACGTGTAAAAAAAACCAGGAAATTTTTAGGGAACTTTTTTACaggatttgagtagacacctTGCATAAACAGTTtagaataacatttaatatttacaatcaaaCATTTAGATTGGTTACACTTTCTTGTATGGacacaaacatataatattaaaattaataaatgtgaaataaaattttaataatttctaatgatAAAAGGACTAATTAACAGAcgaattaataacaaatacatataataataataatactaataataataataataataataattgaggTAATTGagtaatttattgataatatttacaagtataaaaataagaagtatatttaatattaaatttaatctataatttatatactgagatcacatacatatatatatacctacatattgtaaatatgttataaacgtacattatgtatttaaaaggGAGAGGATTCCGCCTGTTCTACCGCTGATACAATATCCATATGCAAGTCATCGTTGCTATTTTCCCCAGTAAAGGAAACATCGATGCTACCATCAGGTGGTAGTTATAGTGTGGATTCGTTGGATTGTGAAGACATGTTGCTTACTTgtcaaacaaataataaaaataattatactattgcTTTTGAGGGTAGCATTACTATGTATTCGGATGGCTCCCAAGATTTTGAAAGTCATGGTAATGCGCCACACCATACATTCAgatagattaatataattaaactcgttaaacaatttttttactttatttatttgttctatttctcttaattattcctgcatatattattatttctagataAACACAAAACGTACGAATCATCAGatgtattatatgataaagaagagaaagatatgAAAACTATACTGGACTCATCGATGGCATGCTCAGACTCAAAGATATACACAACATGGAGTAATTTGAAACATTCCTCCATGAATAAAGCAATAACTCGTCATCCTTCTGGTAACAATAACATGATACCAGATATCTCGCAGAATGCCGTTAATCTGGCGCTTGGTGGGATGAGTAAACGAAGTCAAAGCTTACCAGATTTTTCTTGCGTTCAAAAATTTCAGCATGCTAATATACCTGTTAATTTCAGTGTAAGTAtagataattatagatataatgtataacaattgtaataataattatgcaattttatgtattgtaatataGTTTCCTAACGAATATAAATGTTGCTTCGATACAGGTTGATTCTACTGAATCGAACAATCATAGGCAGAGGCTACATAATTCTGAATCTGTGAATTGTTCGACAAACGCGGAAAGCTTCGACAACGCGGAAAACGCTGGTATGAAAAAACTACAAAATCTAAGTCTCGTCAGACTCTTCATGAAGCAAAAAAGTATGAGTGTGGAAGGAATGAGTTTTACTTTGGATCAGTCGGATTCTACAAACGACAACAACGGTACTAGTAACAGTAGCAACGACAGCATGACCAATACGAATACTCAGATACAACGGCAGGATAATGTTGTTTGCGATCGTCGCGCGTCCGAAAACGATTTCTCTATCAATTGGATCAGACGCGATATGGCTAATAATCGTGACATAGACAACCAGAAAGAAACTTTAAGCACTCTGAAATGTGCGCCACGAAGCAAAAATGATAAAGTCGAAATGATGTCATCCACATCGATCGAAGAGTTTTCCGAGAGTATATCTAAATCAGCCTGCACAAGCGGTCAACAaagttttgatataattaacgaTCCTTTTAACCTGGAGCATCAAGAAAAAAACGTCTGGGTCGGTTTAACAGATAAAAAACAACCGATATTTCGAACAACGGGAATACAGGCGAATGCAGAAATGGCGGACAATGCAATTCAAACCTCCTTAATTTTTACCGCGATCAAGGAAAAATATAGACCTTTTTTGCAAGAAACAATAGTAAACAAGAAACcagtttatattgtatatcctAATTACACATTGCCCGATTTGTCGTTTCTCAAGATTAAGGATActgaaatcaataatttagcGTTGAAGCCGCACACattcaacaaaaataacatGGACTGGAAACATACCGTTCATTCGGGCAAACCATTTTCATGCAACGATATTGACGCGTTGCGACAACGTGGATTCGCACATGTAAAGGATTGGGAATCGTTGACATTTCTCTTGCcgtatgaatataaaaagatcttGCACGATGTACCGGAAGTATCcaagtatattaatatcaatgagGAAGTTAAGCGACCTTTGTTCTGCTTGTCTCCCCCAATGCGTCACAAAATTGGACCTATCAGCGAAATTGTACCGGCTAATACTTCATCAACGAGCAGTACTGCGACGCAACCGTCCTCCGGATATAGAGGCTCGTCGACCATTTTAACCGATTCTTCGACAAATCAGCCGCCGTTATTAAACAACGCGGTCAAtccgttatatttatatcgttatgATAGTATTAGTTCAGAAACTAGTCTGATGAACAATGACAAAAAGATACATATGCTCAATCAAACGAGACCGGTTTGCCCGTCTCTTCCGAAACGATCGGTATCGTTGTTGCAAAATGAAAGCAATGAATCTGGCTTCAATAACAGTGGAGTACCACCACGACCGCCGTTGCCTAGAAGTATTTTACGGAAAAACAAAATTCTCTCGAATAAACGGTATAGCATGTTCGAGATGGGAGATGTGGGTGAACAATCGGAGGAACTCTCTACAGAGGTAAACAAGCGGATGTCTTTGCAAGAGCCGTACTATATGAACAACGATTTGCAATTGTTATATTGCGGAAGAGCGATAGATTCTGAGAAGGATGTCGACGAGACGGAAGCGGAGAGATGTTTTAAAGGTGAGAAGGCTAGAAGGCTAGAAAAATCGCAcggtactttttttttttttatgataaattgttGATATTTTCATGCAACAACTTATgtaatacttatttaaaatttatttaatatttggtaataattattgcagaGAAATTAAATGAGATTACAAATAACACGAATATGGAATCGGAAAGTTCTCAGCATAATGACGACGATATCAAACAACTAGAAGAATATCTAAAACACAGTGCAATTTCGTCACAAAGCGATGGAGATGTCGAAAATGCTGAAGTTAAAGTGAGATCgtatgtaagaaaatttttagctttaaaaatgaataaagatCCGCTGATTAAAGATGTCGACATAGGAGAATCACAGAGAAAAACCGTCAGTTTTgctgtaaacaaaaaaaagaagcatcCAGATCCAGCAGAGGTAATCG
This sequence is a window from Anoplolepis gracilipes chromosome 10, ASM4749672v1, whole genome shotgun sequence. Protein-coding genes within it:
- the LOC140670035 gene encoding uncharacterized protein isoform X5, with translation MEEPQTPGSDCNSNPATDSIQQDLVGSEFVQDNVEYQWFIDYGYRDGGLHIHPSVISSLSVSYSSKDLGYYDDLARNLDANLAEIDMESFRTADIHTLLTALPVMCTEPTQHSEFNYQREQYASISGSVMEKLDIGSSISPHTSSQGEDSACSTADTISICKSSLLFSPVKETSMLPSGGSYSVDSLDCEDMLLTCQTNNKNNYTIAFEGSITMYSDGSQDFESHDKHKTYESSDVLYDKEEKDMKTILDSSMACSDSKIYTTWSNLKHSSMNKAITRHPSGNNNMIPDISQNAVNLALGGMSKRSQSLPDFSCVQKFQHANIPVNFSVDSTESNNHRQRLHNSESVNCSTNAESFDNAENAGMKKLQNLSLVRLFMKQKSMSVEGMSFTLDQSDSTNDNNGTSNSSNDSMTNTNTQIQRQDNVVCDRRASENDFSINWIRRDMANNRDIDNQKETLSTLKCAPRSKNDKVEMMSSTSIEEFSESISKSACTSGQQSFDIINDPFNLEHQEKNVWVGLTDKKQPIFRTTGIQANAEMADNAIQTSLIFTAIKEKYRPFLQETIVNKKPVYIVYPNYTLPDLSFLKIKDTEINNLALKPHTFNKNNMDWKHTVHSGKPFSCNDIDALRQRGFAHVKDWESLTFLLPYEYKKILHDVPEVSKYININEEVKRPLFCLSPPMRHKIGPISEIVPANTSSTSSTATQPSSGYRGSSTILTDSSTNQPPLLNNAVNPLYLYRYDSISSETSLMNNDKKIHMLNQTRPVCPSLPKRSVSLLQNESNESGFNNSGVPPRPPLPRSILRKNKILSNKRYSMFEMGDVGEQSEELSTEVNKRMSLQEPYYMNNDLQLLYCGRAIDSEKDVDETEAERCFKEKLNEITNNTNMESESSQHNDDDIKQLEEYLKHSAISSQSDGDVENAEVKVRSYVRKFLALKMNKDPLIKDVDIGESQRKTVSFAVNKKKKHPDPAEPNNFHAMVNDQNQDQAIEKLEFEEKRKMVLSVNKAVDLLLKYWNADSNQSRPNYNERNECAQICLSTLCPALYTIMSDGLKPYLTSTFGPITNSVWQIVEASSQQGPLTKTLNELVQKINGEDIITEGMLKFHAFVFGLLNLRALDAWFAYLCTRESILRKHYSNNSLFVGALANANAREIVDSLLYILNPLAFCPFHLDLLYQYRQLQNSFGNMNSHTINAMSFRNADLISKDLKDEKSDFCGLIFSPKKTRPKSRIAYNVDDKYVVHKDDFQNPKKHFNALGSKTFYTLDKFTSEESEDYTDSLEHSSVNRKANKQLQQSKLLNPDCKLSDDDSLSGETKFRKLQEKWEFMISKEDNKIQSAVTTPSSPVRTFGALGKSKIPRLLTSPIKQFNIAANVTGKPIKSPISGIPSLKKPAILPTTKTTPKRSMDTKTKTTTRRTSRVDQDILGVTRTARPSSLPYKSHGITSNDKNVISPHRRAASTSLPRPAFNAISRTPVPKHSHKEVRTLTHRIPSDTGQLSFAEGEKLKVILEVDNKWLLCMKGDRRGLVPRVCVRNVQT